One part of the Candida albicans SC5314 chromosome R, complete sequence genome encodes these proteins:
- a CDS encoding uncharacterized protein (Putative subunit of an alternative replication factor C complex; role in DNA replication, genome integrity, homologous recombination-mediated repair and telomere homeostasis), with translation MEITGSEDTLKSPEIESNDGNKKVGNNLYSTTPSSLFNVLTGNQNTKKNTSTSKIRKDKDQSYGGDEKVVNGTTEKLENRPTSLTSKDIFRIYREKDKQKYTLPDDQEPPVHHQPHETHQAFPKDMICNSLEISDFTADIESKIFANKKSTTVKDLFNNFRPKKVVTIKLSPQILKNISPNPSNINLSKDSSTLPDSRPAFTAQDILQRRKHILPVHNTEKAATKIDSQLHTSDIERKIYGSKPKSSVQDILKRERNEHQIIKPQPVPRPTYFITLKVNSKHLAEIKQYDNPLITKGNKSNTKGKTGASLFASMMQASKSATKLESMQQLKNTIILPKALKREEFHIYEKEVLNPRKLLLEERNRNVRCDVDTKIFESFTDLFTRELTSRYHYQIKDKIDLRQYASSKLPNLSRSPALEFVFDMIGQPKQGMWTETFKPQKMNQLLIHKQNKNDIYNWISNSFLKLKSQAPIKNIKQKIKQRRQESFIVYDYEDEETEEEVYSPFLILQGSCGSGKSTAVFTAMNELDGFVHEINTGQNRGRKDIFANLKELCTTEVVRDTKEFHRGVILLEDVNVLFEQDKTFWSVVQEVINISKRPIVLTCEEIWNIPKNLIEFAQHDESIIFMDDYVISKNLVVDYLWLCCLVYNCDVARDILVEIIDDNWNGHNFDIRGCLMNCQIMCPNRPESLTVVTRVSDSSTKKALENINDVSHLLDINSCSDVIGVNSISQLAHTLQLNELDDVYWVDDSRNHTLPYELNIGKKLNHKLEGFELDFSVPERKFLMNDLRYEANRFIGSRMKYFSNSEFRRSTRSGGGESNAHLDTIGIPDTSFLNHIANSSFILDLLPMARLWSQFQNNIDQLEKEVLAEGKPSIKRFLRYRDFCHKTTLDATMNRDL, from the coding sequence ATGGAAATAACTGGTCTGGAAGATACATTAAAATCTCcagaaattgaatcaaatgatGGAAATAAAAAGGTTGGCAACAATCTATATTCAACTACACCTAGTTCCTTGTTCAATGTATTGACAGGAAACCAAAATACCAAAAAGAACACAAGCACTTCAAAAATACGAAAGGACAAAGACCAACTGTATGGCGGCGATGAAAAAGTAGTGAATGGAACCACTGAAAAACTAGAAAACCGTCCTACATCTTTAACTTCGAAGGATATTTTCAGAATATACCGAGAGAAAGACAAACAGAAGTACACGCTTCCAGATGATCAAGAACCACCGGTACATCATCAACCCCACGAGACACATCAAGCTTTTCCCAAGGATATGATTTGCAACTCGTTGGAAATTCTGGATTTCACGGCCGACATTGAGTCCAAAATATTTGCTAATAAGAAATCAACCACAGTGAAAGACTTGTTTAACAATTTTAGACCAAAGAAAGTTGTTACCATTAAATTGTCACCCCAAATACTAAAGAATATTTCTCCAAATCCTTCAAATATTAACCTTTCCAAAGATTCGAGTACACTTCCTGATTCAAGACCTGCATTTACTGCCCAAGATATCTTACAACGCAGAAAGCATATATTACCGGTTCATAATACAGAGAAAGCAGCCACAAAAATTGATAGCCAATTGCATACTTCAGATATAGAACGGAAAATCTATGGATCAAAGCCCAAATCTAGTGTTCAAGATATACTAAAGCGTGAAAGAAATGaacatcaaataataaaaccaCAACCAGTACCAAGGCCAACATATTTCATTACTTTGAAAGTAAATTCAAAGCATCTAGctgaaattaaacaatatgACAACCCACTAATAACAAAAGGAAACAAGAGCAATACCAAGGGCAAAACAGGTGCTTCTTTATTTGCTAGTATGATGCAGGCAAGCAAATCTGCCACCAAGTTAGAATCTAtgcaacaattgaaaaacacCATAATACTACCAAAAGCCTTGAAAAGGGAAGAGTTCCATATCtatgaaaaagaagttttAAATCCTAGGAAGCTTTTATTGGAAGAAAGGAATAGAAATGTCCGCTGTGATGTTGACaccaaaatttttgaatcttTTACCGATTTATTCACGAGGGAATTGACTTCTAGATATCACTATCAGATCAAAGATAAAATTGACTTGAGACAGTATGCACTGTCCAAATTACCAAACTTATCAAGATCACCAGCTCTTgagtttgtttttgatatGATTGGCCAACCCAAGCAAGGAATGTGGACAGAGACATTTAAACCACAAAAAATGAATCAGTTACTCATACATAAACAGAACAAGAatgatatttataattggatttctaattcttttcttaaaCTAAAATCTCAAGCACCAATAAAGAATATCAAACAAAAGATAAAGCAAAGGCGTCAGGAATCCTTCATTGTATATGATTACGAAGACGAGgaaactgaagaagaagtttaTTCTCCGTTTCTAATACTCCAAGGATCGTGTGGCTCAGGAAAATCTACGGCCGTGTTTACTGCTATGAATGAATTAGATGGGTTTGTTCATGAAATCAACACTGGTCAAAATAGAGGCCGTAAGGACATTTTTGCCAATTTAAAAGAACTTTGTACTACGGAAGTTGTGCGTGATACTAAAGAGTTCCATAGAGGAGTGATTTTGCTTGAAGACGTAAATGTTTTGTTTGAACAAGATAAAACGTTCTGGCTGGTAGTTCAGGAAGTTATCAATATCTCCAAAAGACCAATTGTTTTGACATGCGAGGAGATTTGGAATATCCCTAAAAACTTGATTGAGTTTGCTCAGCATGACGAGTCCATTATTTTTATGGATGATTATGTGATTCTGAAAAACTTGGTTGTCGATTATCTTTGGTTATGTTGCTTAGTCTACAATTGTGATGTAGCCCGGGATATCCTTGTagaaattattgatgataattggAATGGACACAATTTCGATATTCGAGGGTGTCTTATGAATTGTCAAATTATGTGTCCCAATCGACCTGAAAGTTTAACTGTGGTTACCAGGGTGTCTGACTCGTCAACGAAAAAAGCGTTGGAAAACATTAATGACGTTTCACATCTACTTGATATCAATTCTTGTAGTGATGTCATTGGAGTAAATTCTATTTCCCAGTTAGCACATACATTACAATTGAACGAATTGGATGATGTTTACTGGGTAGATGATTCCCGTAATCATACATTACCGTATGAGTTGAATATAGGAAAGAAGTTGAATCACAAGTTGGAAGGATTTGAATTGGACTTTTCTGTCCCTGAACgaaaatttttaatgaaTGATTTGAGATATGAAGCAAATAGATTCATTGGATCGAGAATGAAGTATTTTTCTAATAGTGAATTCAGGAGATCAACTAGatctggtggtggtgagTCTAATGCACACTTAGATACTATAGGAATCCCTGATACATCGTTTTTGAACCATATTGCAAATAGTTCGTTTATTCTCGATTTGCTCCCAATGGCAAGACTTTGGAGTCAGTTCCAAAACAATATTGATCAGCTTGAAAAAGAAGTCCTAGCGGAAGGCAAGCCTAGTATTAAAAGATTTCTCAGATATCGAGACTTTTGTCATAAAACTACATTAGACGCCACCATGAATAGagatttataa
- the SPT3 gene encoding transcriptional regulator (Functional homolog of S. cerevisiae Spt3p; required for virulence in mouse systemic infection; homozygous null mutant is hyperfilamentous) → MASDNKYKYRIEISQMMFVSGEANDPPIETTSIIEDIVRGQVIEILRQSTKTANSRGSRSIIPEDVIFLIRHDKAKVNRLRTYLSWKDVRKNAKDQEGGGTESLIENTNDVGVGAGGPSQSQSNDSSKMLSRYKKSKIRLPWELQFMFSEQHLETQEENELIDDEEKAASIARLKKLKMADDRTKNMTREEYVHWSECRQASFTFRKGKRFREWAQMSQLCDTRPNDDVIDILGFLTFEIVCSLTEEAMNIKNSEDKLHHIQRLKQIVDNKEKPVKRKYLFDKPDEFTTPIMPYHIEEAWRRLQSTDFKHKAARAFGGGVLKTRTRLI, encoded by the coding sequence ATGGCCTCTGATAACAAGTACAAATACAGGATTGAGATTCTGCAGATGATGTTTGTGCTGGGAGAAGCAAATGATCCACCAATAGAAACAACATCGATAATTGAAGATATCGTACGAGGCCAAgttattgaaatattgaggcaatcaacaaaaacagCAAATTCTCGAGGTAGCAGAAGTATTATACCAGAAGAcgtgatttttttgattcgACACGATAAGGCAAAAGTGAATCGTTTACGAACTTATTTATCTTGGAAGGATGTTCGTAAAAATGCCAAAGATCAAGAAGGTGGTGGAACTGAATCCTTGATTGAAAATACCAATGATGTTGGTGTAGGAGCCGGTGGCCCGTCACAATCCCAATCAAATGATTCTTCAAAAATGCTTTCAAGGTACAAAAAGTCCAAGATAAGATTGCCTTGGGAATTGCAATTTATGTTTAGTGAACAGCATTTAGAAacacaagaagaaaatgaactTATCGATGACGAAGAGAAAGCTGCCTCTATAGCGaggttgaaaaaattgaaaatggcAGATGATCGAACTAAAAATATGACTAGAGAAGAGTACGTTCATTGGAGTGAGTGTCGACAGGCGTCATTTACTTTTAGAAAGGGTAAGCGTTTTAGAGAATGGGCCCAAATGAGTCAATTATGTGATACCAGACCCAATGACGATGTTATTGATATCCTAGGGTTTTTAACTTTTGAGATTGTGTGTTCCTTAACAGAGGAGGCCAtgaatattaaaaattccGAAGATAAATTACATCATATACAGAGACTAAAACAAATTGTCGACAATAAGGAGAAACCAGTTAAGAGAAAATACTTATTTGATAAACCAGACGAATTCACCACTCCAATAATGCCATATCATATAGAGGAAGCATGGAGAAGGTTACAATCAACTGATTTTAAACACAAAGCCGCAAGAGCgtttggtggtggtgtaCTTAAAACCAGAACTAGATTGAtctaa
- a CDS encoding rRNA-processing protein (Ortholog(s) have role in maturation of SSU-rRNA from tricistronic rRNA transcript (SSU-rRNA, 5.8S rRNA, LSU-rRNA) and 90S preribosome, nucleolus, small-subunit processome localization), translated as MSFFGLHFQLNSLTLNISNMAKKSLSEQISSLYTPKTDYDIEDHDLDVSKDNGIFQHHDGGSENESEDEDTGLRNEHYVESSKSKLRQQNEGVNLGEKYVGNVTSRSKLYDDEDDKQPTEASSGEELDAESAEEEEDEESEDVADDDEDDQESDRSSSSDAENDEDENISHKRELLKQLMSKERSHIVNRLSQSATNDALKGYSIQQQNKTFEKIIDVRLKFQKSVTSSNMLPINTSTYSETKSEDSDELVTKAKKQLYSLLDHLFTLRNELDESTSVKTPKKRSFAKYSEVTSAADAQLNSRRNQILTKWSAKVANSSGRNAMNANKFKTINQSFEQQVNNNLSDMDRLIKRTKLNRRNVTPIGYTTKEEDDHENGNKNKSIDEDDDDIPEDTSVRKKTQGLENDYIFDDEDFYRVLLNDLVDKKVQTSDPTSGITISLRAAQKSNKLKNNVDTKASKGRKLRYHVQEPIANFETSRGSWRWNDDQIDEFFASLLGQKVNMNEIDDEQEEEQENDDNDIIPEDNGIQLFG; from the coding sequence ATGAGCTTCTTCGGCTTACACTTTCAACTTAATTCATTGACATTGAACATTTCAAATATGGCAAAAAAGTCTTTATCAGAGCAAATTTCTAGTTTATATACACCAAAGACTGATTATGATATTGAGGATCATGATTTAGATGTATCTAAAGACAATGGCATTTTTCAGCATCATGACGGTGGTTCTGAAAACGAATCTGAAGACGAGGATACTGGCTTAAGAAATGAGCATTATGTTGaatcttcaaaatcaaagttGAGACAACAGAATGAAGGTGTGAACTTGGGGGAAAAATACGTGGGCAATGTCACAAGCAGAAGCAAATTGTATGACGATGAGGATGACAAACAACCAACAGAAGCTAGCTCCGGAGAGGAGTTAGATGCTGAATCAGcggaagaagaagaggatgAAGAATCTGAAGATGTAgcagatgatgatgaagatgaccAAGAGTCAGATCGCAGTAGCTCAAGTGATGCAGAGAATGACGAGGACGAGAACATTTCACACAAAAGggaattattaaaacaattaatgaGCAAAGAGAGAAGTCACATCGTTAACAGATTATCCCAATCAGCAACAAATGATGCATTAAAAGGTTATTCAATACAACagcaaaacaaaacttttgaaaaaatcattgatgTGAGGTTGAAATTTCAGAAATCGGTAACTTCAAGTAATATGTTACCTATAAATACAAGTACATATTCAGAAACCAAATCTGAAGATAGCGATGAATTAGTGACTAAAGCCAAGAAACAATTGTATAGTTTGTTGGATCATTTATTCACACTTAGAAACGAACTAGACGAAAGTACCTCAGTCAAGACCCCCAAAAAACGATCATTTGCTAAATATTCGGAGGTTACATCTGCTGCAGATGCACAATTGAATTCCCGTCGTAACCAAATATTAACCAAGTGGTCAGCTAAAGTTGCCAATTCATCCGGTAGAAATGCCATGAATgctaataaattcaaaactaTAAACCAATCTTTTGAACAACAGGTTAACAACAACTTGTCTGACATGGATAGATTAAtcaaaagaacaaaattgAACCGAAGAAACGTAACTCCCATTGGTTATACCACCAAAGAGGAGGATGATCATGAAAATGgcaataaaaacaaatctaTCGACGAGGACGACGACGATATTCCCGAAGATACTTCTGTTCGTAAGAAAACCCAAGGCTTGGAAAATGATTATATATTTGATGACGAAGATTTCTATAGAGTATTGTTGAATGATTTAGTCGACAAGAAAGTGCAAACAAGTGATCCAACATCAGGTATAACTATCAGTTTAAGAGCTGCTCAAAAGtccaataaattgaaaaataatgttGATACAAAAGCATCTAAAGGTAGGAAATTGAGATATCACGTGCAAGAACCAATTGctaattttgaaacttCAAGAGGCAGCTGGAGATGGAATGATGATCAAATTGACGAGTTTTTCGCATCTTTATTGGGCCAAAAGGTCAATATGAATGAGATAGAtgatgaacaagaagaagaacaagagaatgatgataatgatattattcCAGAGGATAACGGAATCCAGTTGTTTGGTTAA